In Bradyrhizobium sp. 1(2017), one DNA window encodes the following:
- a CDS encoding glycosyltransferase family 2 protein: MTLIPTDLSATRIADVVSDPNREIVASSRVIDLSVGIVVCIPCFRRPQHLRLTLDSLASQRTPRSFAVVMVENDAERRESAPVAAEYLADGRLQGICLVEKRQGNCQAINAAFETAQTLFPAATRFLMIDDDEIASSDWLELMVRTAEATGADIVGGPVLPVFDDGSQPWLSRHPAFRPAYDYSGAVPLIYGCGNCLITRAVFERFDRPAFDLRFNFLGGGDCDFFVRCRDAGLRFHWTAEAVITETVPQSRTSLAWIAKRGLRIGAINYRVQSKAAQSASARALVFAQMVGRLPLSLVRAAGLLTSSKAVVAMHPVMVALGSVLAAFGIEPKPYEASKIVS; the protein is encoded by the coding sequence ATGACATTGATCCCGACAGACCTGTCCGCCACGCGCATCGCGGACGTCGTGAGCGATCCCAACCGGGAGATCGTGGCGAGCTCCCGCGTCATCGACCTGTCGGTCGGCATCGTCGTCTGCATCCCCTGCTTCCGTCGCCCGCAGCATCTGCGGCTGACCCTGGACTCGCTGGCGAGCCAGCGCACGCCCCGCTCCTTTGCCGTCGTCATGGTCGAGAACGATGCCGAGCGGCGCGAGAGCGCGCCAGTTGCCGCGGAATATCTCGCCGATGGCAGGCTCCAGGGCATCTGCCTCGTCGAGAAGCGGCAGGGCAATTGCCAGGCGATCAACGCCGCGTTCGAGACGGCGCAGACGCTGTTTCCCGCCGCGACCCGCTTCCTGATGATCGACGACGACGAGATCGCATCAAGCGACTGGCTCGAGCTGATGGTTCGCACCGCGGAGGCGACCGGCGCCGACATCGTCGGTGGACCGGTATTGCCGGTCTTCGACGACGGCAGCCAGCCCTGGCTGTCGCGTCATCCCGCGTTTCGTCCCGCTTATGACTACAGCGGCGCCGTGCCGCTGATCTATGGCTGCGGCAATTGCCTGATCACGCGCGCGGTGTTCGAGCGGTTCGACCGCCCGGCATTCGACCTGCGTTTCAATTTTCTCGGCGGCGGCGACTGCGATTTCTTCGTGCGGTGCCGCGATGCCGGCCTGAGATTCCACTGGACGGCGGAGGCGGTCATCACCGAGACGGTGCCGCAGAGCCGGACCAGTCTCGCCTGGATCGCGAAGCGAGGCCTGCGCATCGGCGCGATCAACTATCGGGTGCAGTCCAAGGCTGCACAGAGTGCGTCGGCGCGGGCGCTGGTGTTCGCGCAGATGGTTGGACGATTGCCGTTGTCGCTGGTGCGTGCGGCGGGCCTGCTGACGTCGTCCAAGGCCGTCGTCGCAATGCATCCCGTCATGGTCGCACTCGGCTCCGTGCTCGCGGCGTTCGGCATCGAGCCGAAACCCTATGAAGCCTCGAAGATCGTGTCCTGA
- a CDS encoding glycosyltransferase, translated as MITADEVLELPAASRIAPATRLPLPIAPGASVSVVIPAKNASAYIGETIASALAQGDVAEIIVVEDGSTDDTIEIVRDMHDPRLRLMHNDATGVSAARNLGARHASGDWLLFLDADDRLRPEAVAALLAAARGAPRAVLVYGDYNTIDSEGRQIGRRDLLKGRSKPSGDVLTRLAAGNFIVNGGIVLTRAEAFRAVGGFDVSLRYCEDWHCWCRLAAIGEFEFAPKLLLDYRVHTANTMNAAVRTPQDFFPAVTRVFDDGLILARLPEGMAGPLRQAAEVHLVTYSAMQAVRFGRYRQAFAYLAMVGRRSLKSLPRSAVRVLLTRFGI; from the coding sequence TTGATCACCGCCGACGAGGTTCTCGAATTACCGGCCGCCTCACGCATAGCGCCGGCGACGCGGCTGCCGCTGCCGATCGCCCCGGGCGCGTCGGTCTCCGTCGTCATTCCCGCCAAGAACGCTTCGGCCTATATCGGCGAAACCATCGCGAGCGCACTGGCGCAAGGCGATGTCGCCGAGATCATCGTCGTGGAGGACGGCTCGACGGACGACACGATCGAGATCGTTCGCGACATGCATGATCCGCGGCTGCGGCTGATGCACAATGACGCAACCGGCGTCTCGGCAGCCCGCAATCTCGGCGCCCGGCATGCGAGCGGCGACTGGCTGCTCTTCCTCGACGCCGATGACCGCCTGCGTCCCGAAGCCGTGGCCGCACTGCTGGCGGCCGCGCGCGGCGCTCCGCGCGCAGTTCTCGTCTATGGCGACTACAACACGATCGACAGCGAGGGACGGCAGATCGGCCGGCGCGACCTGTTGAAGGGACGCAGCAAGCCATCCGGCGACGTGCTGACGCGACTCGCGGCCGGCAATTTCATCGTCAATGGCGGCATCGTGCTCACCCGCGCGGAAGCTTTCCGCGCCGTCGGCGGTTTCGACGTCTCGCTCAGATATTGCGAGGATTGGCACTGCTGGTGCCGACTTGCCGCCATCGGCGAGTTCGAATTCGCGCCAAAACTCCTGCTCGACTATCGTGTGCATACCGCCAACACGATGAATGCGGCGGTGCGGACGCCGCAGGACTTCTTCCCGGCGGTCACGCGGGTCTTCGATGACGGACTGATCCTGGCAAGACTGCCCGAAGGCATGGCCGGGCCGCTGCGCCAGGCCGCAGAGGTCCATCTCGTCACTTATTCGGCAATGCAGGCCGTGCGTTTCGGCAGATATCGCCAAGCCTTCGCCTATCTTGCGATGGTCGGCCGGCGGTCACTCAAATCGCTGCCACGTTCGGCTGTGCGGGTGCTGCTCACCCGTTTTGGCATCTAG
- a CDS encoding O-antigen ligase family protein — protein MDRSAADMTDVEARSFGHVLRDGLAGVNAMRAARCLVAVAALLLILVTLEPFPDLRSENFVTVVGGRMALTYIVYGLLAIVAVLCVAATDAPALKSLVTPLHLCLVGWLLINVAFSESRGVSLQRFVLAASVTSLAVLLPLLPPTQRGFNLCLGGAALALLALCYLGVFLAPQYSIHTALDITEPQLAGDWRGSFGHKNVASPVMTILVYVGIYLSAVGSFVMGPAIAALAGIFLIFTGGKTSSVLCLAVYALASLVYVTRSLWLKRIVCFVPLILMNLLTVGSVMSPALGGMTRLLPLDPTFTGRSAIWEFALAAVAEKPIIGHGYAAFWDDVSARQTAQGAEWATTAAHSHNSYLDLAVTIGLPGLLLVILVFVLAPLGNFHSAQARNRSSALAKLFLTIWLFGLYYGATETFLLDRQNPIWFMFALAVAGLHFLARFQCVEPTEPAR, from the coding sequence TTGGATCGCAGCGCCGCCGACATGACTGACGTCGAAGCCCGATCGTTCGGCCACGTCCTGCGCGATGGACTCGCGGGGGTGAACGCCATGCGCGCGGCGCGCTGCCTCGTCGCCGTAGCGGCCTTGCTGTTGATCCTGGTGACGTTGGAGCCGTTTCCCGACCTGCGCAGTGAGAACTTCGTGACCGTCGTCGGCGGGCGAATGGCGCTGACCTACATTGTCTACGGCCTGCTGGCCATCGTTGCCGTGCTGTGCGTCGCCGCGACCGACGCGCCGGCGTTGAAATCGCTGGTGACCCCGCTGCATCTCTGTCTGGTCGGCTGGCTGTTGATCAACGTCGCCTTCTCCGAGAGCCGCGGCGTTTCGCTCCAGCGCTTCGTGCTCGCCGCGAGCGTGACGTCGCTCGCCGTGCTCCTGCCGCTGTTGCCGCCGACGCAGCGCGGTTTCAATTTGTGCCTCGGCGGTGCCGCGCTCGCGCTGCTGGCGCTATGTTATCTCGGCGTCTTCCTCGCGCCGCAATATTCCATCCACACGGCGCTCGACATCACCGAGCCGCAGCTCGCCGGCGACTGGCGCGGCAGTTTCGGCCACAAGAACGTCGCCTCGCCGGTGATGACCATCCTGGTCTATGTCGGCATCTACCTGTCCGCCGTCGGTTCGTTCGTGATGGGCCCGGCGATCGCCGCGCTGGCCGGCATCTTCCTGATCTTCACCGGCGGCAAGACGTCATCGGTGCTGTGTCTTGCGGTCTACGCGCTGGCGTCGCTGGTCTACGTCACGCGGAGCCTGTGGCTGAAGCGGATCGTCTGCTTCGTGCCGCTGATCCTGATGAACCTGCTGACGGTCGGCAGCGTCATGAGCCCGGCACTCGGCGGCATGACGCGGCTGCTTCCGCTCGATCCCACCTTCACCGGCCGTTCCGCGATCTGGGAGTTCGCCCTCGCAGCCGTCGCGGAGAAGCCGATCATCGGCCACGGCTATGCGGCATTCTGGGACGACGTCAGCGCACGGCAGACCGCTCAGGGCGCCGAATGGGCGACCACCGCGGCCCACAGCCACAACAGCTATCTCGATCTTGCGGTCACCATCGGCCTGCCGGGGTTGCTGCTGGTGATCCTCGTCTTCGTGCTCGCGCCGCTCGGCAATTTCCACTCGGCCCAGGCGCGCAACCGCAGCAGCGCGCTGGCAAAGCTGTTCCTGACGATATGGCTGTTCGGCTTGTACTACGGAGCCACCGAGACCTTCCTGCTGGATCGGCAGAATCCGATCTGGTTCATGTTCGCGCTCGCCGTGGCCGGACTGCACTTCCTGGCCAGGTTCCAGTGCGTCGAGCCGACGGAACCGGCGCGCTGA
- a CDS encoding GNAT family N-acetyltransferase, with amino-acid sequence MTFLSVEQSEGRVSSTPGIAVDFLRDWQQAALRLNTGHRTAFQHGLWLGPWYAAFDHLAPLIAVISDAATGEDIALVPMISHARRGIRVVEFADLGVSDNNAPILSLGAALDAAAMRAIGKALINALRALPDGLDLLRLKKMPAQIGGKPNPLMSLGRAGSSSLNGNLVLLGDDYESYQASIKRMQMPRCWRVFTRHAGARFEVATDVARAHELLDVMDVQQQARMQRLGLRFVLNDETHARFYREVARQGLAEGYAVVSALVCDEGIIGTSFGVRQGATYYLLRISHGGDSWSSCSPGLLVIERTMAALHAKGVRRFDLSIGNQDYKRRFGATRVPLTDVSVALSWRGLPYAWRDHAAQGLRRYPGLAAIAAPALRGMR; translated from the coding sequence ATGACGTTCCTCAGCGTCGAGCAATCAGAAGGTCGGGTGTCGAGCACGCCGGGAATCGCGGTCGATTTCCTGCGTGACTGGCAGCAGGCGGCTTTGCGCCTGAACACGGGCCATCGCACCGCGTTCCAGCACGGCCTCTGGCTCGGCCCCTGGTACGCGGCGTTTGACCATCTCGCGCCGCTGATCGCCGTGATCTCCGATGCCGCAACCGGCGAGGATATCGCGCTGGTGCCGATGATCAGCCATGCCAGGCGCGGCATCCGCGTCGTCGAGTTTGCCGATCTCGGCGTCTCCGACAACAATGCGCCGATCCTGTCGCTCGGCGCTGCGTTGGATGCCGCTGCGATGCGTGCGATCGGCAAGGCGTTGATCAACGCACTGCGCGCCTTGCCCGATGGCCTCGATCTGCTGCGCCTGAAGAAGATGCCGGCCCAGATTGGCGGCAAGCCAAATCCGCTGATGTCGCTCGGGCGGGCTGGTTCCTCCTCGCTCAACGGCAATCTCGTGCTGCTCGGCGACGACTATGAATCCTACCAGGCCTCGATCAAGCGCATGCAGATGCCGCGCTGCTGGCGCGTCTTCACCCGTCATGCCGGCGCCCGGTTCGAGGTCGCCACGGATGTCGCGCGCGCGCATGAGCTGCTGGACGTGATGGACGTCCAGCAGCAGGCGCGCATGCAAAGGCTCGGCTTGCGGTTCGTCCTCAACGATGAGACCCATGCGCGGTTCTACCGCGAGGTTGCCCGCCAGGGCCTTGCGGAAGGCTATGCCGTGGTCTCGGCGCTGGTCTGCGACGAGGGAATCATCGGCACGTCGTTCGGCGTCAGGCAAGGCGCGACCTATTACCTGCTGCGCATCAGTCATGGCGGCGATTCATGGTCGAGCTGCTCCCCCGGGCTGCTCGTCATCGAACGCACCATGGCGGCGCTGCATGCAAAGGGCGTGCGTCGGTTCGATCTCAGCATCGGCAACCAGGACTATAAGCGCCGCTTCGGCGCCACGCGGGTGCCGCTGACCGATGTCAGCGTCGCGCTGTCCTGGCGCGGTCTGCCATACGCATGGCGCGACCATGCCGCGCAGGGTCTGCGCCGATATCCCGGGTTGGCTGCCATCGCCGCACCGGCGCTGCGCGGGATGCGCTGA
- a CDS encoding RBBP9/YdeN family alpha/beta hydrolase: MHDTITLPGLGGSGDTHWQTIWERDDARFVRFQPASWDQPDLDDWEQSLERAVRSCATPPVLVAHSLACLLVAHWAARFPSSIAGAFLVAVPDPDGANFPMEAAAFKTVPDRALPFPSLVIASTDDPYGDIRATRQRASAWRSGLIVLGALGHINASSRLGDWPQGRALLQAFGAGLSR; the protein is encoded by the coding sequence ATGCACGACACCATCACCCTGCCCGGCCTCGGCGGCTCCGGAGACACCCATTGGCAGACGATCTGGGAGCGCGACGATGCGCGCTTCGTGCGATTTCAGCCTGCGAGCTGGGATCAGCCCGACCTCGACGACTGGGAGCAATCGCTGGAGCGGGCGGTCAGGAGTTGCGCGACGCCGCCCGTGCTGGTCGCACACAGCCTCGCCTGCCTGTTGGTCGCGCACTGGGCCGCCCGCTTCCCATCCAGCATCGCCGGCGCGTTTCTGGTCGCGGTGCCCGATCCTGATGGCGCGAACTTTCCGATGGAGGCCGCCGCGTTCAAGACGGTGCCGGACCGCGCGCTGCCCTTCCCTTCGCTCGTCATCGCCAGCACGGACGATCCCTATGGCGATATCCGTGCGACACGGCAGCGAGCAAGTGCCTGGCGATCCGGACTCATCGTGCTCGGCGCGCTCGGCCACATCAATGCGTCGAGCAGGCTCGGCGACTGGCCGCAAGGGCGCGCGCTGCTGCAGGCCTTCGGTGCGGGTCTTTCGCGATGA
- a CDS encoding Lrp/AsnC family transcriptional regulator, with the protein MDRFGSIDAKDLKILEALQANARVPLSELGRSVGLSQPAVSERVKRLEEAGIIEGYGARINSRALGLGLMALVRLRTTHEHIKTCLKRFSEIPYIIEVHRVTGDDCFVLKVLVPAPEDLETIVDRIAGFGAVTTSLVLRSEPARPIGKDLVRRKIERT; encoded by the coding sequence TTGGATCGCTTCGGGAGCATCGATGCCAAGGATTTGAAGATACTCGAAGCGCTGCAGGCCAATGCGCGGGTGCCGCTGTCCGAGCTCGGCCGCTCCGTCGGATTGTCCCAGCCGGCGGTCTCCGAACGCGTCAAGCGGCTCGAGGAAGCCGGGATCATCGAGGGTTACGGCGCACGGATCAATTCGCGCGCACTCGGGCTCGGCCTGATGGCGCTCGTGCGCCTGCGCACCACGCATGAGCACATCAAGACCTGTCTCAAGCGGTTCAGCGAGATTCCGTACATCATCGAAGTCCATCGCGTGACCGGCGACGACTGCTTCGTTCTCAAGGTGCTCGTTCCCGCGCCTGAGGATCTCGAGACGATCGTGGATCGCATTGCCGGCTTTGGCGCCGTCACGACCTCGCTGGTGCTGCGGAGCGAACCGGCGCGGCCGATCGGCAAGGACCTCGTCAGGAGGAAAATCGAACGAACGTGA
- the wrbA gene encoding NAD(P)H:quinone oxidoreductase: MTKVLVLYYSAYGHIEAMANAVAEGAREAGATVDIKRVPELVPAEVAKASYYKVDQAAPIAKIEDLANYDAIIVGTGTRFGRMASQMANFLDQAGGLWAKGALHGKVGGAFTSTATQHGGQETTLFSIITNLLHFGMVVVGMNYGFAGQMKLDEVTGGAPYGATTITGGDGSRQPSANELAGARYQGRQIAETAKKLHG; the protein is encoded by the coding sequence ATGACCAAAGTTCTCGTGCTCTATTATTCCGCCTACGGCCACATCGAAGCGATGGCCAATGCCGTCGCCGAAGGCGCCCGCGAAGCCGGCGCGACTGTCGACATCAAACGCGTGCCGGAACTAGTACCCGCCGAGGTCGCGAAAGCCTCGTACTACAAGGTCGATCAGGCCGCCCCGATCGCCAAGATCGAGGACCTCGCCAATTACGATGCGATCATCGTCGGCACTGGCACCCGCTTCGGCCGCATGGCCTCGCAGATGGCGAATTTCCTCGACCAGGCCGGCGGGCTCTGGGCCAAGGGCGCGCTGCACGGCAAGGTCGGCGGCGCCTTCACCTCGACCGCGACCCAGCATGGCGGACAGGAGACCACGCTGTTCTCGATCATCACGAATCTCCTGCATTTCGGCATGGTCGTGGTCGGCATGAACTACGGCTTCGCCGGCCAGATGAAGCTCGACGAGGTCACCGGCGGCGCGCCCTACGGCGCCACCACGATCACCGGCGGCGACGGCAGCCGCCAGCCCAGCGCCAACGAGCTCGCCGGCGCGCGCTATCAGGGCCGCCAGATCGCGGAGACCGCCAAGAAGCTGCATGGCTGA
- a CDS encoding pirin family protein produces the protein MIELRPFAKLGGADHGWLKAKHHFSFASHYDPNNMGHGALRVWNDDEIAPNTGFPAHPHANMEIITYVREGAITHQDSLGNEGRTEAGDVQVMSAGSGIRHSEYNLEPTQTRIFQIWIEPTLRGGQPTWGSKPFPKADRSGKLVTIASGLEGDTDALPIRADARVLATTLKAGESAEYQSQKSRHLYLVPAAGAVEINGVRVNARDGAAIRNEESLKITALEDSEIVLVDAA, from the coding sequence ATGATCGAACTCAGACCTTTCGCAAAGCTCGGCGGCGCCGACCACGGCTGGCTCAAGGCCAAGCACCATTTCTCCTTCGCAAGCCATTATGACCCGAACAACATGGGGCATGGCGCCCTGCGGGTGTGGAACGACGACGAGATCGCGCCGAACACCGGCTTCCCCGCCCATCCCCACGCCAACATGGAGATCATCACCTATGTGCGCGAGGGCGCGATCACCCATCAGGACAGCCTCGGCAACGAGGGTCGCACCGAGGCGGGCGACGTTCAGGTGATGAGCGCCGGCAGCGGAATCCGCCACTCCGAGTACAATCTCGAGCCGACACAGACGCGGATCTTCCAGATCTGGATCGAGCCGACGCTGCGCGGCGGACAGCCGACCTGGGGCTCGAAGCCGTTCCCGAAGGCGGATCGTTCCGGCAAGCTCGTCACCATCGCGAGCGGTCTCGAGGGCGACACGGATGCGCTGCCGATCCGCGCCGATGCGCGGGTGCTCGCCACCACGCTGAAGGCGGGCGAGAGTGCGGAGTACCAGTCGCAGAAGTCCCGGCATCTTTATCTCGTGCCCGCGGCGGGCGCGGTCGAGATCAACGGCGTGCGCGTCAACGCCCGCGATGGTGCCGCGATCCGCAACGAAGAGAGCTTGAAGATCACCGCACTGGAAGATTCGGAGATCGTGCTCGTCGACGCGGCTTAA
- a CDS encoding SDR family NAD(P)-dependent oxidoreductase: MAKKLSGKVALVTGGSRGIGAASARALADEGADVAISYVASPDKAEAVVAQLKAKGVKAHAFKADQASAKDVTQLVNDVAKEFGHLDILVNNAGVAAGGAIDDANADTEALARQDQVNVHGVIAAIRAASQLMSEGGRIVTVGSMLADRASFPGLADYVATKAAVVGYTKGAARDLGPRGITVNVVQPGSIDTDMNPKDGGEFAETQRKQHALQRFGRPEEVAAGVVFLASPEASFVTGTVLNVDGGFGA, encoded by the coding sequence ATGGCCAAGAAGCTCTCAGGCAAGGTTGCCCTCGTCACCGGCGGCTCGCGCGGCATTGGCGCAGCTTCGGCCCGCGCGCTCGCCGACGAAGGCGCGGACGTCGCGATCAGCTATGTCGCTTCGCCCGACAAGGCCGAAGCCGTCGTCGCGCAATTGAAGGCCAAAGGCGTCAAGGCGCACGCCTTCAAGGCGGATCAGGCGTCAGCCAAGGACGTGACGCAGCTCGTCAACGACGTCGCCAAGGAATTCGGCCATCTCGACATCCTCGTCAACAATGCCGGCGTTGCCGCCGGCGGTGCGATCGACGATGCCAATGCCGACACTGAAGCGCTCGCCCGCCAGGACCAGGTCAACGTGCATGGCGTGATCGCGGCGATCCGCGCCGCCTCGCAATTGATGAGTGAAGGCGGCCGCATCGTCACCGTCGGCTCGATGCTGGCCGATCGCGCCTCGTTCCCGGGCCTTGCCGATTACGTCGCCACCAAGGCGGCGGTCGTCGGCTACACCAAGGGCGCGGCGCGAGACCTCGGCCCCCGCGGCATCACCGTGAACGTGGTGCAGCCGGGCTCGATCGATACCGACATGAATCCGAAGGACGGCGGCGAGTTCGCCGAGACCCAGCGCAAGCAGCACGCGCTCCAGCGCTTCGGCCGCCCCGAGGAAGTCGCGGCCGGCGTCGTTTTCCTCGCCAGCCCCGAGGCCTCCTTCGTCACCGGCACCGTGCTCAACGTCGACGGCGGGTTCGGCGCCTGA
- a CDS encoding LysR family transcriptional regulator: protein MAKLPDFEALAIFAKVVELRSFAGAASELVMSKATVSKAVTRLEERLGARLFNRTSRRLALTDAGHKLAERATRLLADGEAAENEALAQSVAPRGLVRLAVPMTFGIKAVAPLLPEFFQAYPEVSVDLHLSDATVDLIGEGFDMAVRIARLPDSSLIARQLFTMPRYTVAAPSYLKQHGRPTHPMHLAEHKCFSYAYLSTPNVWHYTNSAGEQASVRPGGPLRVNNGEAVMPALIAGLGIAELPEFIVGEAIASGAVEVILKDWKQAEGAVHLVTPPGGPRPARVEALGDFLAAKLPGTCKRRTKKAGKTTQLS from the coding sequence ATGGCAAAACTCCCCGATTTCGAGGCGCTCGCGATTTTCGCAAAAGTCGTGGAATTACGGTCGTTTGCGGGGGCCGCAAGCGAGCTCGTGATGTCGAAGGCGACGGTCTCCAAGGCGGTGACACGGCTGGAGGAGCGGCTCGGGGCACGGCTGTTCAATCGCACCTCGCGCCGGCTCGCCCTGACCGATGCCGGGCACAAGCTTGCCGAACGCGCGACGCGCCTGCTGGCCGATGGCGAGGCCGCGGAGAACGAGGCGCTGGCGCAATCGGTTGCGCCGCGCGGGCTGGTCCGGCTCGCCGTGCCCATGACGTTCGGCATCAAGGCGGTGGCGCCGCTGCTGCCGGAATTCTTCCAGGCCTATCCGGAAGTTTCCGTCGACCTGCATCTGAGCGATGCGACCGTCGACCTGATCGGCGAGGGATTCGACATGGCGGTGCGGATCGCGCGACTGCCGGACTCTTCGCTGATCGCACGGCAGCTCTTCACCATGCCGCGCTACACCGTGGCCGCGCCGTCCTATCTGAAGCAGCATGGACGGCCGACACATCCGATGCATCTGGCCGAGCACAAATGCTTCAGCTACGCCTATCTGTCGACGCCGAACGTCTGGCACTACACCAATTCGGCGGGCGAGCAGGCCAGCGTGCGCCCGGGCGGCCCGCTTCGTGTCAACAATGGCGAGGCCGTGATGCCGGCATTGATCGCAGGTCTTGGCATCGCCGAGCTGCCCGAATTCATCGTTGGCGAGGCAATCGCGTCCGGCGCCGTCGAGGTGATCCTGAAGGACTGGAAGCAGGCCGAAGGCGCCGTGCACCTGGTGACGCCGCCCGGCGGACCGCGCCCCGCACGAGTCGAAGCGCTCGGCGATTTTCTCGCGGCAAAGCTGCCGGGCACCTGCAAGCGGCGGACGAAGAAGGCTGGCAAAACCACGCAACTGTCGTAG
- a CDS encoding Bug family tripartite tricarboxylate transporter substrate binding protein translates to MDRRDLLRAAVALPLLRAALPDEAFAQSYPARNITMIVPFPAGGQADLAARPVAQALERVLGKPVIVDNRAGGGGGSVGNAAAARAEPDGYTLLMTLSSLAVLPEADRLFDRPVAYEVAQFMPIARVLADPTLLAVPASAPWKTAQDFVEDAKRRPGQIPFGSSGPYGTLHVAMEMFANSAGIKLLHVPFRGAGPALTAILGGTVQAIAAAPGTLKPQVDDGKLRVLGNCGAQRIASFPDVPTFQELGYKDVEFYIWAGLFAQSSLPAPIATRLREAMAEVMKSPDVLRAFETSGSLVAYQDAPAFSEFVAVDSARLIAAVKKIGKVE, encoded by the coding sequence ATGGACCGACGCGATCTCTTGCGCGCCGCCGTTGCACTGCCGCTATTGCGTGCTGCATTGCCCGACGAGGCCTTTGCGCAAAGCTATCCTGCCCGCAACATCACCATGATCGTGCCGTTTCCCGCCGGCGGACAGGCCGATCTCGCGGCGCGTCCGGTCGCACAGGCGCTGGAGCGGGTCCTGGGCAAGCCCGTGATCGTCGACAACAGGGCCGGCGGTGGCGGCGGCTCGGTCGGCAATGCCGCGGCTGCGCGCGCCGAGCCTGATGGCTACACGCTGTTGATGACGCTGTCCTCGCTCGCGGTACTCCCGGAGGCCGACCGCCTGTTCGATCGTCCCGTTGCCTACGAGGTCGCGCAATTCATGCCGATCGCGCGCGTCCTCGCCGATCCCACGCTGCTCGCGGTGCCGGCTTCGGCGCCTTGGAAGACGGCGCAGGACTTCGTCGAGGACGCGAAAAGGCGCCCCGGCCAGATCCCCTTCGGCTCGTCCGGGCCCTATGGCACACTGCACGTGGCGATGGAGATGTTCGCAAACAGCGCCGGCATCAAGCTGCTGCACGTGCCGTTTCGCGGCGCAGGTCCCGCGCTGACCGCGATCCTCGGCGGGACCGTGCAGGCGATCGCCGCCGCACCCGGCACGCTGAAGCCGCAGGTCGACGACGGCAAGCTGCGGGTGCTCGGCAATTGCGGCGCGCAGCGCATCGCGAGCTTCCCCGACGTGCCAACCTTCCAGGAGCTCGGCTACAAGGACGTCGAGTTTTACATCTGGGCCGGGTTGTTCGCCCAGAGCTCTCTTCCGGCGCCGATCGCGACCCGTCTGCGCGAGGCGATGGCAGAGGTGATGAAGAGTCCCGACGTGCTCAGGGCTTTCGAAACCTCGGGCAGTCTCGTCGCCTACCAGGACGCCCCTGCCTTCTCCGAGTTCGTTGCCGTCGACAGCGCGCGGCTTATCGCGGCGGTGAAGAAGATCGGCAAGGTGGAGTAG
- a CDS encoding adenylate/guanylate cyclase domain-containing protein, whose translation MPDDKVKRRLTTVLCADVYGYSRLMEADEAGTLETLRRYRTAIAGLVERHDGRIVNTWGDAVIAEFASVVEAVQCAVEIQQEISNQDSDPSPVNPMRFRIGINLGDVMVDGSDIYGDGVNIASRLQELAEPGGVVISSSVYDQVHNKLSVGFDCLGQRPMKNIAPLTSYRVTLGDQAAGQGSVAANQGPARREEAGALRMGDRHGPSSWTSVISDWLAKLPRPVAAALTVSAFLILINLFTGAHKIWFHWPVAAILFAVVLRTVLGHRPESDSKGER comes from the coding sequence ATGCCCGACGATAAGGTCAAACGACGGCTGACAACCGTGCTGTGCGCCGATGTGTACGGCTATTCTCGCCTCATGGAAGCAGACGAGGCGGGAACGCTGGAGACGCTCCGCCGCTACCGCACTGCCATTGCGGGATTGGTCGAGCGTCACGACGGCCGCATCGTGAATACCTGGGGCGATGCCGTGATCGCCGAGTTCGCCAGCGTCGTCGAGGCCGTGCAATGCGCGGTCGAGATTCAGCAAGAGATCTCAAATCAGGATTCGGACCCCTCTCCCGTGAACCCGATGCGGTTTCGCATCGGCATCAACCTTGGAGATGTGATGGTGGACGGCTCCGACATCTATGGCGACGGAGTCAATATCGCGTCGCGGCTGCAAGAACTCGCTGAACCCGGCGGCGTCGTGATCTCGAGCTCAGTCTACGATCAGGTGCACAACAAACTGTCCGTCGGCTTCGACTGTCTTGGCCAGCGGCCCATGAAGAACATTGCGCCCTTGACCAGCTATCGAGTGACCTTGGGCGACCAAGCTGCCGGCCAAGGGAGCGTTGCGGCCAACCAAGGCCCAGCTCGCCGGGAGGAAGCCGGCGCTTTGCGGATGGGCGACAGGCACGGGCCATCCTCATGGACGAGTGTCATCTCCGATTGGCTGGCGAAGCTGCCCCGCCCGGTCGCAGCGGCCCTCACGGTGTCGGCCTTTTTGATTCTGATCAATCTGTTCACTGGCGCGCATAAAATCTGGTTCCATTGGCCAGTGGCAGCCATTCTCTTCGCTGTCGTGTTGCGGACGGTGCTTGGACATCGACCTGAGTCGGACAGCAAGGGGGAGCGCTGA